A window from Salinibaculum sp. SYNS191 encodes these proteins:
- a CDS encoding DNA primase — protein MTWRQATREEIYAYYAEEFPRYLDDLPEFITATGPKQYAIAFRESHPVRKDEVPDKDFIRRDTWQTDASGDRTTPEFDDFEDVVEFIRHPARNDPLGRSKFALADPEVLEQPDPRPDAVYYALDHWERPWVLLVDIDAKEIARDRADEMVSADVDSRDDDALLDAAGILDAAPEGYPYAFEDVDRAIEYGFEVRDIFEDDFDAEETMVVYSGQGVHVYLLDTDPAHRYDEQSREVLNDLLLETYDIPIDPVVTADRRRVARLPYSLHADVCSIVQPIESPAFDVRSATPEVIDE, from the coding sequence ATGACCTGGCGACAGGCGACCCGCGAGGAGATTTACGCCTACTACGCCGAAGAATTCCCCCGCTATCTGGATGACCTGCCGGAATTCATCACGGCGACCGGCCCGAAACAGTACGCCATCGCCTTCCGAGAGTCCCACCCGGTTCGCAAAGATGAGGTGCCGGACAAGGACTTCATCCGGCGGGATACGTGGCAAACAGATGCTTCGGGGGACCGAACGACGCCCGAGTTCGACGACTTCGAGGACGTCGTTGAGTTCATTCGGCACCCAGCTCGCAACGACCCGCTGGGACGGAGCAAGTTCGCACTCGCTGATCCGGAGGTGCTAGAGCAGCCGGACCCACGGCCAGACGCCGTGTACTACGCGCTGGATCACTGGGAACGACCCTGGGTCCTTCTCGTCGACATCGACGCGAAAGAGATCGCCCGAGACCGAGCGGACGAGATGGTGTCGGCGGACGTCGACAGTCGGGACGACGATGCGCTCCTCGACGCTGCAGGTATCCTCGACGCCGCTCCCGAGGGGTATCCGTACGCCTTCGAAGACGTCGACCGCGCCATCGAGTACGGGTTCGAGGTGCGCGACATCTTCGAGGACGATTTCGACGCCGAGGAAACGATGGTCGTCTACAGCGGGCAGGGTGTCCACGTCTACCTGCTGGATACCGACCCGGCGCACCGATACGACGAGCAGAGTCGCGAAGTGTTGAACGACCTCCTCCTCGAGACGTACGACATCCCGATCGATCCCGTCGTGACGGCCGACCGCCGGCGTGTCGCTCGCCTGCCCTACTCGCTGCACGCCGACGTCTGTAGCATCGTTCAACCAATCGAGAGTCCGGCGTTCGACGTTCGGTCGGCGACACCCGAGGTGATCGACGAATGA
- a CDS encoding ATP-binding protein has protein sequence MAEYLRVTPTSERLDPESIPRVLDSLHKLTTPGSSGLGAKLNPLHSETPPRFEFLAISDGPDDPVEFFYGADAHLDTLEKRLRSIYPSTFDIERVDVDVASRLIQPVEFTPQEFVDHYEAGRLQYEFGPAEQYDIVDEESGDSEPAEADPVVDGGTAATSVPDHHVTVGDSALELAPPDALPDDEEERRAIEEPTTTPAGTILARPAQDAVSPLGVRWCGAASRKQDWMTSLTPFTAEETNGDLSSVDEPGAALASLIDHLMEATAPTAFQVVFQRRASWQSDAEVRKEDLVDGRDTFFQEVVGSLLEVEDQRSDQDDRQLSEAVEKRIEYIDAKNAKRSFTVNIRAVGVPTDDTRDDLDARMDSLLPVFDPLDGPFYEVEGQRLRDSGFREKTKEKKARAALQRLLNRELTTGRGKTRPELVLSGTELANFVLVPSSEQLTVEGTRGTRAEQQSRNPLPWPNPDLIQQFQDGMAIGYALDENGEPRPDPIRIPPDLLPTHYGRFASTGGGKSKAIINDALSLRETTGGPVVLVDPKGDGMCENYLRCHYERFGGLDDVYHFRVPETIPAFSFFDIRPALEAGRNREDAIQDKVDHFHDILRMIMGREQYGQAFVANEILSYLIKALFDEEYGNDVFGLDDLFAAALRMQRDQTIPPVSADNQNIEESLTRHFAKDNHQFQVSMDAVGNRLDKLKEDAHLRRIFSHVPEQNDAGEYVDNRFDFREFLDEDATIIFDLGDLRPEAQRAITLLLLSNLWDAVQVRRRDGQTDYEKLTNLIIEEAAPVASTKLVSEQLLPQGRSFGLSMGLVMQFPEQVRNRNERAYDEVLNNIKTKLIGNISIERDLAESLAHEDLSPTELRNRINTLPSGEWIAQLPSPSFGETGPPPFSLKPLPIAPGHPESDQPLTEPQEDHFESVSRPRMVERTQAQHGLTEPTESSTAPEETGWGSSGAETTGSAADGDSGTDPTQSAFISKSTTEDASTSTTPTETDSDPDADESEISPLFGQATETDEDPAGDQTAEPENGATPVQESSVPVPDDELRQRGLSRDDVRFLNRVLDVMNREDDEYTLLDRMSQLRDEYDDLHVERLTEQDLLEADSAAGRKYYTVLPDGRDLLGRELKAGPGAGDLGEKTPHKVGVRLLELWLQQRDDVVRVEPYYETDDGTVLDVAGFDADGDLVWAGEAELASNNRHAPVEDYDKLRAVDADAIWAFNNRETALDVLDSLADADRIDERVSGRAARSFATIRDAVDDFDAAGLTTVRGFKNLDQELNP, from the coding sequence ATGGCTGAGTACCTGCGCGTCACGCCGACATCCGAGCGGCTTGACCCGGAGAGCATCCCCCGAGTCCTCGACAGCCTCCACAAACTGACCACGCCCGGCTCGTCGGGCCTCGGGGCGAAGCTGAACCCACTCCACAGTGAGACACCACCCCGATTCGAGTTCCTCGCGATCAGTGATGGCCCGGACGACCCGGTAGAGTTCTTCTACGGGGCCGATGCGCACCTCGATACGCTTGAGAAGCGTCTCCGCTCCATCTATCCAAGCACGTTCGACATCGAGCGCGTCGACGTCGACGTCGCCTCTCGGCTCATTCAGCCAGTCGAGTTCACACCGCAGGAATTCGTCGACCACTACGAGGCCGGGCGGCTGCAGTACGAGTTTGGCCCGGCAGAACAGTACGACATCGTCGACGAGGAATCAGGGGACTCCGAGCCAGCCGAAGCGGACCCCGTTGTCGACGGCGGTACAGCAGCCACGAGCGTCCCCGATCATCACGTTACTGTCGGGGACTCAGCCCTCGAACTAGCGCCGCCCGATGCACTTCCAGACGACGAGGAAGAGCGACGGGCCATCGAGGAGCCGACGACGACACCGGCGGGAACGATTCTGGCTCGCCCGGCACAAGACGCTGTCTCGCCGCTCGGGGTTCGGTGGTGTGGTGCCGCGTCGCGGAAGCAGGACTGGATGACCTCGCTGACGCCGTTCACGGCAGAGGAAACGAACGGCGATCTCTCGTCCGTCGACGAGCCCGGCGCGGCACTGGCGTCGCTGATCGACCACCTGATGGAGGCGACAGCGCCGACCGCGTTCCAGGTTGTCTTCCAACGGCGTGCTAGCTGGCAGTCCGACGCGGAGGTACGGAAAGAGGACCTCGTCGACGGCCGCGACACGTTCTTCCAGGAGGTCGTTGGGTCGTTGCTCGAGGTCGAGGACCAGCGGAGCGACCAGGACGACCGGCAGCTCAGCGAGGCCGTCGAGAAGCGCATCGAGTACATCGACGCGAAGAACGCCAAACGGTCGTTCACGGTCAACATCCGGGCCGTCGGCGTCCCCACCGACGACACCCGCGACGACCTCGATGCCCGGATGGACTCGCTCCTCCCCGTGTTCGACCCGCTTGATGGGCCGTTCTACGAGGTCGAGGGGCAACGCCTCCGGGACAGCGGCTTCCGTGAGAAAACGAAGGAGAAGAAGGCACGGGCCGCTCTCCAGCGCCTCCTCAATCGCGAGCTGACGACGGGCCGGGGGAAGACCCGCCCCGAGCTGGTCCTCAGCGGGACGGAGCTCGCGAACTTCGTCCTCGTCCCCTCCTCCGAACAGTTGACCGTCGAAGGGACGCGGGGAACGAGGGCCGAACAGCAGAGTCGGAATCCGCTCCCGTGGCCGAACCCGGATCTGATCCAGCAGTTCCAAGACGGGATGGCCATCGGGTACGCGCTCGACGAGAACGGTGAGCCACGGCCGGACCCCATCCGGATCCCGCCGGACCTGTTGCCGACGCATTACGGCCGGTTCGCGTCGACGGGTGGCGGGAAGTCGAAGGCCATCATCAACGACGCGCTCTCGCTCCGCGAGACGACGGGTGGCCCCGTCGTCCTCGTCGACCCGAAGGGCGACGGGATGTGTGAGAACTACCTGCGCTGCCACTACGAACGATTCGGTGGTTTGGACGACGTCTACCACTTCCGCGTCCCGGAGACGATTCCCGCGTTCTCGTTCTTCGACATCCGGCCCGCGCTCGAAGCGGGCCGCAACCGTGAGGACGCGATTCAGGACAAGGTCGACCACTTCCACGATATCCTCCGTATGATTATGGGCCGCGAGCAGTACGGCCAGGCGTTCGTCGCGAACGAGATCCTGAGTTACCTAATCAAGGCGCTGTTCGACGAGGAGTACGGGAACGACGTGTTCGGGCTGGACGACCTCTTCGCCGCCGCCCTCCGGATGCAGCGCGACCAGACGATTCCCCCGGTCTCAGCGGACAACCAGAACATCGAGGAATCGCTGACGCGCCACTTCGCGAAGGACAACCACCAGTTCCAGGTGTCGATGGACGCCGTCGGGAACCGCCTCGACAAGCTCAAAGAGGACGCGCATCTCCGGCGAATCTTCAGCCACGTCCCTGAGCAGAACGACGCCGGCGAGTACGTCGACAACCGCTTCGACTTCCGCGAATTCCTCGACGAAGACGCTACCATCATCTTCGACCTCGGCGACCTCCGGCCGGAGGCACAGCGAGCGATCACACTCCTGCTGTTGAGCAACCTCTGGGACGCCGTGCAGGTTCGCCGTCGCGACGGTCAGACCGACTACGAGAAGCTCACGAACCTCATCATCGAGGAGGCGGCGCCGGTCGCGTCGACGAAGCTCGTCTCCGAGCAGCTACTGCCGCAGGGCCGATCGTTCGGGCTGAGTATGGGGCTCGTGATGCAGTTCCCCGAACAGGTGCGGAACCGGAACGAGCGAGCCTACGACGAGGTGCTGAACAACATCAAGACGAAGCTCATCGGCAACATCTCGATCGAGCGCGACCTCGCGGAGTCGCTTGCCCACGAGGACCTCAGCCCGACCGAACTCCGCAACCGAATCAACACGCTTCCGAGCGGCGAGTGGATCGCACAGCTCCCGAGCCCGTCCTTCGGGGAGACTGGTCCGCCGCCGTTTTCGTTGAAGCCCCTCCCGATTGCGCCGGGGCATCCAGAAAGCGACCAGCCGCTCACAGAGCCCCAAGAAGACCATTTCGAGTCCGTGTCCCGGCCACGGATGGTCGAGCGGACACAGGCCCAGCACGGGCTAACAGAGCCGACTGAGTCGAGCACTGCTCCGGAAGAGACTGGCTGGGGGAGTTCGGGGGCCGAGACGACGGGCTCGGCTGCCGACGGCGACTCAGGAACGGACCCGACGCAATCCGCGTTCATCAGCAAATCGACGACCGAAGATGCGTCGACGTCGACCACGCCGACCGAGACGGACAGCGACCCAGATGCAGACGAGTCAGAGATAAGCCCCCTGTTCGGGCAGGCCACCGAAACGGACGAGGACCCAGCTGGTGACCAAACAGCGGAGCCGGAGAACGGGGCAACGCCCGTCCAGGAAAGCAGCGTGCCCGTTCCCGATGACGAACTCCGACAACGCGGGCTCAGCCGTGACGACGTCCGGTTCCTGAATCGGGTTCTCGACGTGATGAACCGAGAGGACGACGAGTACACGCTACTGGACAGGATGAGCCAGCTTCGGGACGAATACGACGACCTCCATGTGGAGCGGCTCACGGAGCAGGACCTCCTGGAAGCGGACTCCGCGGCCGGGCGCAAGTACTACACCGTCCTCCCGGACGGTCGAGACCTCCTCGGGAGAGAATTGAAGGCGGGGCCAGGAGCGGGCGATCTCGGCGAGAAAACGCCACACAAGGTTGGCGTCCGGCTCCTCGAGCTGTGGCTCCAGCAGCGGGATGACGTCGTTCGCGTGGAACCGTACTACGAAACTGACGACGGCACGGTACTGGACGTGGCCGGCTTCGACGCGGACGGCGATCTCGTCTGGGCCGGCGAAGCAGAGCTCGCGAGTAACAACCGGCACGCCCCGGTCGAGGATTACGACAAACTCCGCGCGGTGGACGCCGACGCGATCTGGGCCTTCAACAATCGCGAGACGGCGCTCGACGTCCTGGATAGCCTTGCCGACGCGGATCGGATCGACGAGCGGGTCAGCGGGCGGGCGGCACGGTCGTTCGCGACCATCAGAGACGCCGTCGATGACTTCGATGCTGCGGGCCTGACCACCGTTCGGGGCTTCAAAAATCTCGATCAGGAACTTAACCCATGA
- a CDS encoding VirB4 family type IV secretion system protein translates to MPTMRNLVLQTGSGAVGQLTEWLTNPTSAEGAALYILLAVLVGIGGKFLWDWYTEDDEEEVEFSDLLDEETIEQGAAERQLLDDIAESHKTVTAPAAIEWETRAARVGEQWTTTLYIADYPDYPNDGYLSELFEMTDVQFDLTAHITPKNQERARNELQDIADDLQVDADLEQSVRSAYLQERANEAAATYKAVENGANVFDQGMFITVRADEKEALRDAVQKVKSALRDDPANLTPKTAICRQDLALQSAAPIGDNEFGRTSIALGGAVGALLSSPHNATILEEGGVEFGIHKDNQSPVVIDPFARDNGYAMFTVGDTGSGKSFSSKQNFIRSIEQSKDRIGIILEPLNNWAGVAEALDAKRITVGGTLGLNPLEIRETPEHVQRAMGEDASPFNEKLDDAMSFLTNFFALRGISLGDRRTTLELGLKRAYKRQGITDDISTHSNPSPTIRDMMDVFEDMVDDPEEFVVRSDEEAGKIKEDATWLLDQLRPFEDDGRHANLGQESDFDIRDEKVIYLDLAQQEGSVDSSTALTMQLLISLVYERAKVSDKEVVFYIDEARYIMQDAASLAFLETVFRHHRHHDLSIRLVTQTVDEFFEHAESEAILDQCAVKQFHRLDGMDEEWADEFGLNYAQMRFVQDAVPGNEDAGFSEALVGVDGEWRGIQVKAMPKEKQVIDFDPTSQIRSSLPGAGDDAVDTEMEEFQEELEHRATNGTNETSELNEESDAVEAEPDGGSTEDTNDG, encoded by the coding sequence ATGCCCACGATGCGTAACCTCGTCCTCCAGACGGGCAGCGGAGCCGTCGGCCAGCTCACGGAGTGGCTGACGAATCCGACTTCAGCTGAAGGAGCGGCCCTCTACATCCTGCTCGCGGTACTGGTCGGGATCGGCGGGAAATTCCTCTGGGACTGGTACACCGAAGACGACGAGGAAGAGGTCGAGTTCTCGGACCTGCTCGACGAGGAGACCATCGAACAGGGCGCGGCCGAACGCCAGCTCCTCGACGACATCGCCGAGTCACACAAGACGGTGACCGCGCCGGCGGCCATCGAGTGGGAGACACGCGCAGCACGGGTCGGCGAGCAGTGGACGACGACGCTGTACATCGCTGACTATCCGGACTACCCCAACGACGGCTACCTCTCCGAGCTCTTCGAGATGACGGACGTGCAGTTCGATCTGACGGCCCACATCACGCCGAAGAACCAGGAGCGGGCCCGGAACGAACTGCAGGATATCGCCGACGACCTTCAGGTGGACGCTGACCTTGAACAGAGCGTGCGAAGTGCCTACCTACAGGAACGCGCCAACGAGGCCGCAGCGACGTACAAGGCCGTCGAGAACGGCGCGAACGTCTTCGACCAGGGGATGTTCATCACGGTCAGAGCCGACGAGAAGGAGGCACTCCGCGACGCCGTCCAGAAGGTCAAGAGCGCGCTCCGTGACGACCCCGCGAATCTCACGCCGAAGACGGCGATCTGTCGGCAGGATCTCGCCCTTCAGTCCGCCGCACCCATCGGTGACAACGAGTTCGGGCGGACGTCGATTGCGCTCGGCGGCGCCGTCGGCGCGTTACTGTCTTCGCCGCACAACGCGACGATTCTCGAGGAGGGCGGCGTCGAATTCGGAATTCACAAGGACAACCAGAGTCCCGTGGTCATCGACCCGTTCGCGAGGGACAACGGCTACGCGATGTTCACCGTCGGCGACACGGGGTCGGGGAAGTCGTTCAGTTCGAAGCAGAACTTCATCCGCTCCATCGAGCAGAGCAAGGACCGTATCGGCATCATCCTCGAGCCGTTGAACAACTGGGCGGGGGTCGCGGAAGCCCTCGACGCCAAACGCATCACGGTCGGCGGGACGCTCGGCCTGAACCCCTTGGAGATTCGGGAGACGCCTGAACACGTCCAGCGGGCGATGGGCGAGGACGCGAGCCCGTTCAACGAGAAGCTCGACGACGCGATGAGCTTCCTCACGAACTTCTTCGCGCTCCGTGGCATCTCGCTTGGCGACCGCCGGACGACGCTCGAACTCGGGCTCAAGCGTGCCTACAAGCGCCAAGGAATCACCGACGACATCTCCACGCACAGCAACCCGAGCCCGACCATCCGCGATATGATGGACGTCTTCGAGGATATGGTCGACGACCCCGAGGAGTTCGTCGTCCGGTCCGACGAGGAGGCCGGGAAGATCAAGGAGGACGCGACGTGGCTCCTCGATCAGCTCCGCCCCTTCGAGGACGACGGTCGCCACGCCAATCTCGGCCAAGAGTCCGACTTCGACATCCGGGACGAGAAGGTCATCTATCTCGACCTCGCCCAACAGGAGGGCAGCGTCGACAGCAGTACGGCGCTGACCATGCAGCTGCTCATCTCGCTGGTCTACGAGCGCGCGAAAGTCTCGGACAAGGAGGTCGTGTTCTACATCGACGAGGCGCGGTACATCATGCAGGACGCCGCGAGCCTGGCGTTTCTTGAAACGGTGTTCCGTCACCACCGCCACCACGACCTCTCGATCCGGCTGGTCACACAGACCGTCGACGAGTTCTTCGAGCACGCCGAATCCGAGGCGATCCTGGATCAGTGTGCAGTCAAGCAGTTCCACCGCCTCGACGGGATGGACGAGGAGTGGGCCGACGAGTTCGGGCTGAACTACGCGCAGATGCGGTTCGTCCAGGACGCCGTGCCGGGCAACGAGGACGCCGGCTTCTCCGAGGCCCTCGTGGGCGTCGACGGCGAGTGGCGCGGTATCCAGGTCAAAGCGATGCCCAAGGAGAAGCAGGTCATCGACTTCGACCCGACCTCACAGATCCGGTCCTCGCTGCCCGGCGCCGGCGACGACGCCGTCGATACCGAGATGGAGGAGTTCCAGGAAGAGCTCGAACACCGAGCAACGAACGGAACGAACGAAACGAGCGAACTGAACGAGGAATCAGACGCCGTCGAAGCTGAGCCAGACGGCGGGTCAACGGAGGACACCAACGATGGCTGA
- the xseB gene encoding exodeoxyribonuclease VII small subunit yields the protein MAKDSEIHDRLSRVEEIIEQLDADECDLDEGTALHEEGQELLTEVREVLDGGNGEVVELE from the coding sequence GTGGCAAAAGACTCCGAAATCCACGATCGGCTAAGTCGCGTCGAGGAGATCATTGAGCAGCTCGACGCAGATGAGTGCGACCTCGACGAAGGTACAGCACTTCACGAGGAAGGTCAAGAACTCCTGACCGAGGTTCGAGAGGTCCTCGACGGGGGAAACGGCGAAGTTGTGGAGCTCGAGTAA
- the xseA gene encoding exodeoxyribonuclease VII large subunit, translating to MADAPDTERQAVEPDAREVLSVSQLNDRIASVVQDTPALNGVRCIGEVTDLHKNSTALYFTLTDGDAELPCMIWANRYREMDADLEDGTEVILEGDIDYWVEGGKIDLKPWEVIVVGDGDQAAAVERLRSELEERGWFDDEQKQQPPAFPERVGVATSLRGDARYDIQNAIHEQDPTVDILVKDATVQGSNAPTSIANGIHHLDRSEDVDAIIVGRGGGSDSNLQAFNTERVAEAIFTANTPVVTAIGHTDDRLIADQVADVATITPTAAGEYIVNSRQEFLASEIEPLEQQLDGAYETFQQEHEHEQELAEAVDEATAPEGLSPIYYKVAIAVLLLLLLVITGLWLGVI from the coding sequence ATGGCGGACGCACCGGATACCGAACGGCAGGCGGTCGAACCCGATGCGAGAGAGGTCCTTAGCGTGTCCCAGCTGAACGACCGGATCGCGTCAGTCGTCCAGGACACGCCTGCCCTCAACGGCGTCCGCTGTATCGGGGAGGTCACTGACCTCCACAAGAACAGTACGGCGCTTTACTTCACGCTCACCGACGGCGATGCCGAGCTCCCCTGTATGATCTGGGCGAACCGTTACCGGGAGATGGACGCCGACCTCGAGGACGGGACCGAAGTCATCCTCGAGGGCGATATCGACTACTGGGTCGAAGGTGGGAAAATCGACCTCAAACCGTGGGAGGTGATCGTCGTCGGCGACGGCGACCAGGCGGCCGCCGTCGAGCGACTGCGAAGTGAACTCGAAGAGCGTGGCTGGTTCGACGACGAACAGAAACAGCAACCGCCGGCGTTCCCGGAGCGGGTCGGCGTCGCCACGTCCCTCCGAGGGGACGCCCGGTACGACATCCAGAACGCGATTCACGAGCAGGACCCCACCGTCGACATCCTGGTGAAGGACGCAACCGTCCAAGGGTCGAACGCGCCGACGTCCATCGCGAACGGCATCCATCATCTCGACCGTTCGGAGGACGTCGACGCGATCATCGTCGGCCGTGGCGGTGGGAGCGATTCGAACCTCCAAGCCTTCAACACCGAGCGGGTCGCGGAGGCGATCTTCACCGCCAATACCCCTGTGGTCACCGCTATCGGACACACCGATGACCGACTCATCGCGGATCAGGTGGCGGACGTTGCGACGATCACGCCGACCGCCGCCGGCGAGTATATCGTGAACTCCCGCCAAGAGTTCCTTGCGAGTGAGATCGAGCCGCTGGAGCAACAGCTCGACGGCGCGTACGAGACCTTCCAGCAGGAGCACGAACACGAACAGGAGCTCGCCGAAGCAGTCGATGAAGCGACTGCACCCGAGGGGCTCTCACCGATTTACTACAAAGTCGCGATCGCTGTGTTGCTGTTGCTGTTGCTGGTCATCACCGGACTTTGGCTGGGGGTGATCTAA
- a CDS encoding DUF1931 domain-containing protein: protein MSDLIVKAAVKDALSDHNVSADFYDALNKEVAELLDDAAERAEANDRKTVQPRDL, encoded by the coding sequence ATGTCTGACCTAATCGTCAAAGCAGCCGTGAAGGACGCACTTTCGGACCACAACGTCTCGGCAGATTTCTACGACGCCCTCAACAAAGAGGTCGCCGAACTGCTCGACGACGCCGCAGAGCGTGCCGAGGCCAACGACCGGAAGACGGTCCAGCCCCGCGATCTGTAG
- a CDS encoding helix-turn-helix transcriptional regulator, which yields MHDLTGFQRDIMYVIAGLDEPHGLAVKAELDDYYEQEINHGRLYPNLDDLVEKGLLKKGELDKRTNLYSLTQRGSREIEARREWEDEYIESTEEVATST from the coding sequence ATGCACGATCTAACTGGGTTCCAGCGGGACATCATGTACGTGATCGCCGGGCTCGACGAACCACACGGGCTCGCAGTAAAGGCCGAACTCGACGACTACTACGAACAGGAGATCAACCACGGCCGGCTCTATCCGAATCTCGACGACCTCGTCGAGAAAGGGCTCCTCAAGAAAGGCGAACTCGACAAGCGAACCAATCTGTACTCGTTAACGCAACGAGGCTCCCGCGAAATTGAGGCACGTCGAGAGTGGGAAGACGAATATATCGAGTCTACAGAAGAAGTCGCTACGTCGACCTAG
- a CDS encoding competence protein CoiA, translating to MPFRGRRDGRPVVPAIVDDGEEVTCPVCGGTMYPRSAPGKSRHFYHVSDDAGQRCSNGGESETHERAVARVEVALHQQFGENARIETEVDVDVPEVPTPVTERRADALATFDDWNPYFGEGLAVEVQHSHEDKDVHQVTHDYLAAGYSVVWIRAATVLLDTFNYDMIGAEFEQDDGSGYAQRTSKASRFTNCQALLYDGEHAWERVPPYAHPRGQNDLITYDICTAQGCELRRLHEPDGSYTYTASDEHGPDFPLKALKNAIVREYDRDPFWKWAGSQYHSAQVEKLLATRPEIERCRGPKGFHEWGRRETLWTNHSDQPLIELRECMYCPVRLVTNHRGRSGHSTFCLYGREPDLDWDDVYFQASPPECDHYLYDEDAIEDYCPKCGATMKTPETTLRDHTSWIPP from the coding sequence ATGCCCTTCCGCGGTCGTCGTGACGGTCGCCCGGTCGTCCCCGCTATTGTCGACGATGGAGAAGAAGTCACCTGTCCAGTATGCGGCGGGACGATGTACCCGCGATCGGCGCCGGGCAAGTCTCGACACTTCTACCACGTATCAGACGACGCCGGCCAGCGCTGCTCGAATGGCGGCGAGTCAGAGACCCACGAACGCGCAGTCGCCCGTGTTGAGGTCGCTCTGCACCAGCAATTCGGAGAAAACGCCCGCATCGAGACGGAGGTGGACGTCGACGTGCCCGAGGTGCCGACACCTGTGACCGAACGCCGGGCCGACGCACTCGCGACCTTTGACGATTGGAACCCTTATTTCGGAGAAGGCCTCGCCGTTGAGGTACAGCACAGTCACGAGGACAAGGACGTCCATCAGGTGACGCATGACTACTTGGCCGCTGGGTACTCGGTCGTCTGGATACGCGCGGCAACAGTCCTTCTCGATACGTTCAACTACGATATGATCGGTGCCGAATTTGAGCAAGACGACGGTTCCGGATACGCCCAACGAACGAGCAAAGCTAGCCGATTTACGAACTGCCAAGCGCTCCTCTACGACGGCGAACATGCGTGGGAGCGCGTGCCGCCCTATGCCCATCCCCGCGGACAGAATGACCTGATTACGTACGATATCTGTACTGCCCAGGGTTGCGAGCTACGCCGGCTTCACGAACCCGACGGCAGTTACACCTACACCGCGAGCGACGAGCACGGCCCCGACTTTCCCCTGAAAGCGCTCAAGAACGCGATTGTCCGTGAGTACGACCGAGATCCGTTCTGGAAGTGGGCAGGAAGCCAGTACCATTCCGCACAGGTGGAGAAGCTGCTTGCGACACGACCTGAGATAGAGCGCTGTCGGGGGCCGAAGGGGTTTCACGAATGGGGGCGACGAGAAACGCTCTGGACAAACCATTCCGACCAGCCGTTAATCGAACTCCGCGAATGCATGTACTGTCCCGTTCGGTTAGTGACGAACCATCGAGGGCGGTCAGGACACAGTACCTTCTGTCTCTACGGTCGAGAGCCTGATCTCGACTGGGACGACGTGTATTTCCAAGCCAGCCCTCCCGAGTGCGATCACTACCTCTACGACGAGGATGCGATCGAAGATTACTGCCCCAAGTGCGGCGCGACGATGAAAACTCCCGAGACAACTCTCCGCGACCACACGAGCTGGATTCCGCCGTAA